Below is a genomic region from Acidobacteriota bacterium.
TTGATCGCGTGTTGAATCCCGATTCCGTGGGCCGTGATGTTCTCTTATTCCATCTGCCGGGACATGGCCCAGTCTATCTGCATCAGTTCCTGCCTACCCAATTTCACAACGCCTGGACCATGGTGGCCGTCGCGCTCGTCGGCGCAACGATCATCAAGGCTGTTTGCGACTATGCAGGCACTTATCTGGTGAGCTACGGCGGGTTCGGGATGATTACCGACCTGCGCAACGAGCTCTACGATTCGATTCTGCGGCGTTCGGTAGGGTTTTTTTCCAAGCATTCAACGGGCGCGCTGCTTTCGACGATCATTAATGATGTCGAGCGCGTGCAATACGCGATGTCCTCGGTGCTGGCTGAGTTTCTCCAGCAACTGTTCACGCTTATCTTTACCGTCGGTGTTGTCATTGTGTTTGGCGGCAAGCTTGCATGGGTACTGTTGTTGTTTGTGCCGATAGTGATTACCTCGGCGCGTCGAATCGGCCGGAACGTTCGGCACACCACACGAAGAGGCCAGGACAAGCTGGCTGAGATTCAGCATTTGCTGCACGAGACCATTGCGGGAAATCGGATCGTAAAAGCATTCAACATGGAGCTTTGGGAGACGATGCGATTTCGGGGAGCTTCGCGCCGGCTCTTCCGCGCTAGTCTGCGCTCGGTGAGCGCGCAAGCGATCAGCTCGCCACTCATGGATGTGATTGGCGCAGTCGCCATTTCGCTGCTGCTACTGCTCGGTCGCGATCAAATTAAGCATCAGGCATTCACTGAAAGCACATTCCTTACATTTATTGTCGCGGTATTCAAGCTGTACGATCCGGTACGCAAGTTTGCGCAGTTCTACAACAACTTCCAGCAGGCGCTGGGAGCCTCGTCGGCGATCTTCGATTTCATGGAAGTGGAAGATGACGTCAAAGACAAGCCGAACGCTGTCAGTCTGCCCGCATTCAGGGAGAGCATTCGTTTTCAGAACGTGGACTTCTCCTACGACGACGAGGAAGGGTCGCACCGGGTTCTCCGCAATATTAATCTGGAGGTCAAAGCGGGAGAGATTGTCGCGCTTGTTGGACCCAGCGGAGCAGGGAAGTCGACGATTGTGCGCCTGTTGCCGAGATTCTTCGATGTCAATGCGGGAGCAATTCTCGTCGATGGCCATGACGTGCGGGACCTGACCGTGCGTTCCTTGCGCAGCCAGATCGGCATGGTCACTCAGGAGACCGTTCTCTTCAATGACACAGTGCGCAACAATATCGCCTACGGGCGTCCGAATGTTCCTCAGGAGCAAGTCGAAGCCGCGGCGAGAGCTGCATTAGCTCACGATTTCATCATGCGCATGCCCGGCGGCTACGAGACAGTGATCGGCGAGCGCGGTATGCGGCTCTCCGGCGGCGAGCAGCAGCGAATCTCGATTGCCCGGGCAATTCTTAAGAACTCTCCGATCCTGATTCTTGACGAAGCAACTTCTGCGCTCGAT
It encodes:
- a CDS encoding multidrug ABC transporter ATP-binding protein → MRRLLRLVHYVRPYWWSILASLVLLATVGLLDAFRIILIRPIFDRVLNPDSVGRDVLLFHLPGHGPVYLHQFLPTQFHNAWTMVAVALVGATIIKAVCDYAGTYLVSYGGFGMITDLRNELYDSILRRSVGFFSKHSTGALLSTIINDVERVQYAMSSVLAEFLQQLFTLIFTVGVVIVFGGKLAWVLLLFVPIVITSARRIGRNVRHTTRRGQDKLAEIQHLLHETIAGNRIVKAFNMELWETMRFRGASRRLFRASLRSVSAQAISSPLMDVIGAVAISLLLLLGRDQIKHQAFTESTFLTFIVAVFKLYDPVRKFAQFYNNFQQALGASSAIFDFMEVEDDVKDKPNAVSLPAFRESIRFQNVDFSYDDEEGSHRVLRNINLEVKAGEIVALVGPSGAGKSTIVRLLPRFFDVNAGAILVDGHDVRDLTVRSLRSQIGMVTQETVLFNDTVRNNIAYGRPNVPQEQVEAAARAALAHDFIMRMPGGYETVIGERGMRLSGGEQQRISIARAILKNSPILILDEATSALDAESEVLVQSALHNLMQNRTAFVIAHRLSTVRRADRIIVMEAGAITDIGSHHELLQRFGTYQRLYNLQFVEIDNVAVVK